The genome window GTGCATGTCAtacctttttttgtttgttcatTTGAAAGAAACCAGACCATGCCACATCTGCTTTAAAAGCCTGTACTTTTGAACCTCTCTCGTGATCACTCCTCTTCCTTTCTTTAAATTTGTTTCCTTCACACTTTTCAGAACACCCAGAAGCTCTAGCCTCACCAGCACCACATATTGCTAGCTAGCGACTCCGAGATGCCAAGCAAAGAGGATTCACCTTtagtagaagcaaagcttccacTATTAGAAGCTCACCCTTTAACAGATGAAAGAGAACAAGACCAAAGTTTCCCACGAAGGTTTTGGCTTGAGTCAAAGAGGCTTTGGCACATAGTAGGCCCTTCAATTTTCAGCCGTATTGCATCCTACTCCATGTTAGTCATAACACAAGCCTTTGCAGGCCACCTTGGTGACCTCGAACTCGCTGCCATCTCCATTGCCAATAATGTCGTCGTTGGCTTCGACTTCGGCCTCTtggtataatatataatactatTAATCCCACTTAGCACAAAATTTAGACACAGTTACATAATGTGTTTTTAGCCATGTTCTCTAATTAGAACAATATCGAAAACTATTTAGCTAGGTTGAAGATTGCCCAGTACAAtaacatgtattttaatttaatgttgttCTCCGATTAGAATTGAAATTTCTAGTCGTTAAATGTTAATACTAACTCgcatttatcttttaatcagTTGGGTATGGCAAGCGCTTTAGAAACGCTATGCGGGCAAGCTTTTGGAGCGAAGAAGTACTACATGTTAGGCGTTTACATGCAGCGTTCATGGATCGTTCTTTTCATATGTTGCATCTTTCTTTTGCCTTTGTACTTGTTTGCCTCGCCGGTGTTGAAGTTGTTGGGGCAGCCGGAGGAGTTGGCGGAGCTATCCGGCGCGGTGTCGATCTGGATGATACCGGTGCACTTTGCCTTTGCGTTTCAGTTCCCTCTGCAGAGGTTCTTGCAGTGCCAGCTGAAGACCGCGCCCATAGCGTGGGTGTCTCTGGTGGCGCTCGTGGTGCATGTGTTTGTAAGTTGGTTGTTCGTGTTCAAGCTTCAGTTTGGTGTTGTTGGTGCTGCTGCTACTATTAACTTCTCTTGGTGGGTCCTCACTTTGGGGCTTTTTGGCTACGTTGTTTGGGGTGGGTGCCCTCACACTTGGAGTGGTTTCTCTGTTGAAGCGTTTTCTGGTCTTTGGGAGTTTCTGAAACTCTCTGCTGCTGCTGGAGTCATGCTATGGTAATCTCTATCTTATAATCTTTTTGAATACTCTTCAAAATCATAATCACTATCtcaaaatcacttttttattatgattttttcaaAGTAGTTATGTgtagttttataattaattttgactgATCATCTCATTATCGTTACCCTCAAACGTGTTATCTCAAAGTTTTTATTACTGtgagtgctttttttttttttgtttgtcaattattcttgtcaatgttaggtGTGTTCTATGATACacaagaaattattatatgttcTCAACTCCTATTCCCCAACTACCACGtggttaaattttataattcatgagaaaataaaaataatactaatactTTGTTGTACTTAATAATTTCCCGTGTTGCATATAACATGTGTTGTTAATTCATGGGAGTTTTGAATTTTGCTTTTGCAGCTTGGAGAATTGGTATTACAAAATTCTGATTGTAATGACCGGGAATCTTGAGAACGCGGAGATCGCTGTGGATGCATTATCCATATGGTAATTTAGTTTAATGAGTAAACGAAATTTTCACTTTATGCCTAACATGATTAATTAGtgtcttttattttacttttttgatcttataaaacttttaatttaatgtttgaTTTTCTAAATGTCATTTGTTTAATCctttttcaattatttcttttactGACATTAATAGTGTAATGAATGAGATTTtacaatattttgtaaaatgaaTGACCATCAATAGTTTTATTTGACAGTATGACCATCAATAGTTTGGAGCTGATGATTCCTCTGGCTTTTTTTGCTGCAACAGGGTAATTTATCTATTGTTAACttgatattttccttctttctccctcttttcTACTTTGCTCACTCTTTAGTTTGTTGTATAAGTCAAAAATGGAGGCCACGCCATAACCttaatcaatcataattcataaatataattgataaaaaatgtaCGGCGAGATGAGAACGTGGTTAGTTCATGAACTCTAGGGAACCCATCAAACATATGGCTGAGCTCAAAACATGGTGAATTATTAAACCGTGTAATAGCACATAAGTCATAGGATAGAATAACACGACACAACAATGATTCTctatcataaaatatataaccTTTGATTAAATTGTTGTGGTGATTGAGACTTTCGTACATTGTGAAGTCACACAAATAAACACGACGTGGTCCTTTAATCCTCAATCATCATTCACCACCAAATTAATATGGATAAcaagaaacaaataattaagaaaacaaatacaTGTGGTTGCTagctattaaaaaatatttggtcCTAGTCAAGTCAAACTCGTGCATTATTTTTATAGGTGAAGCTATTACTGTTTGTCGTCGAGCTGGAAAGAGGGATCTTGTATATGTATGGTGGTGATCTATAAATTTGGATGTATATAGAGTCTAGACTGTAGTAATAAAGTATTAGTCATGCATCATGGAACGCAATCTCACAAATATTCCTTGCTAGTTTGATTtccttagtttttaattaatccttctttccctaagaatttttaatattaattaaatatttgacaTGGTCCTAGATGAGATAGCGACAACCTCTGTATACAGAGTCTTGATTGCTCCATATGGAGCCTGTGACCACGTTGCTCCAGTTGCCATATGTTGGATGATTCTACAATTATCTATCGGAAAACTAGAAAATTGTTTGATCACAAAAGTGTCCTACAATTGCTATCCACGGCCTTGCTTTTACAAATGccatttttgtgaatattttaattctcattCATTATTCCTCTAAAGTACTAGTGAGTGGAGGCAGTTAATTGATGGACCTAGAGTTACtttcaaagaattaaaaatagcaaTTCAAGAATACTgcactcttttttcttcttttttttcaaatcacatTAGACCATCTTTAATTAACTGCTTCAGTTGTAGTGCGCTGTTTACTTTAATGATTGTGGTTTAACTCCCATGAAATGATAAACGATGATCATTAATTTAACTAATCACTAACTCTCAAGATGCATGGATAGAGCAAGGGATGCCCTATTTGCCATAACCTAAGGGGagagaaaagatgaaaaaagtgagatataattaatgaatagtactactagtaaaagaaaaaaatagcaactaataaaacattttttttaatttataatgttaTAAGAACTTGAAAAGGTACAAATACAAATACTAAAGTTGTTACTAAACATGCATTAATCTGCAGAGTGAGGGTTGCAAACGAGCTAGGAGCTGGGAACGGAAAAGGAGCCAAGTTTGCTACTATGGTATCTGTGGtgacatcggttataatagGACTTTTCTTCTGGATGTTGATTTTGATATTGCACGATAAATTCGGCTACATATTCTCTAATAGCAAAGCTGTCCTTGATGAAGTAAACAACCTTTCTCTTCTATTAGCCTTCACAATTCTGCTCAACAGTGTTCAACCAGTTCTCTCGGGTATCACCTTACCCTTTAGTagctttcatttttcaaatatgAGTAGTATCAACATCATACTCTTTAATACACctttttaacacatttttttattagttaaaatttatgaaaaattataaaatttagttagaCTAGTTAAATAAGAAGTAAAActcataaaattttgtaatttttaataaattttaactaattaataataaaaagtacgTTAAAAAAGTGTATTGAAAAATATGTGTTATTGTTAGAGTGATGTTCAAACATTTGATGTTAAATGACCACATATGTACTCCACCATATGCTATATATGTATTCCCTTTTGGATGATATGAACAGGGGTGGCAGTGGGATCAGGGTGGCAATCATATGTTGCATACATAAATTTGGGTTGCTACTATATTATTGGGGTGCCTCTTGGAATTTTGATGGGTTGGGTCTTCAATCAAGGAGTTATGGTATGTTTTGTTACCCTCTTTGTCTTGTATCTAAAAAAATTTGCAGTTATTTTGCCTAGAATGTGAATTTCAAATGCATTAAGACATGATTCTGACACTATTTGCtaatgaaattgaacaaagggaATCTGGGCAGGGATGATTTTTGGTGGCACAGCAACTCAGACATTAATATTGAGCCTCATTACAATTCGATGCGACTGGGACAAAGAGGTAACATCCTAGCTACTCCTCAacgtcagttttttttttcttctttttcttacttGTCTTAATGGTTCTGACTTTTAATAATCTAATCTTAATTGATGTATTTTGTTGGTTAAAAATTGTAGGCTGAAAGAGCAAAATTGCATTTAACGAAGTGGACTGATCCAAAACAAGAATTGAACTAATCAAGGGATACTCGCTTTGTAACCTAAATGCCAAAGGAATCCGCATATTTGTTTTAGGCTTCGGTGATATTGAAcgaaactaaaataattatgatatatGTCATTATTAATACAATGAAATTGTTTCATGATAGTAgtattagaaaagaaaattctaTTTACCAATTTTCTCCAGTTAAGCTCCAGTGTTGTCTTTGATTCTCCCATCACTCCACAAGCATTTTATGAATACCCTTGATTCtacttatctctctctctctttttaccACGCTTGATTctacttcaagaatcaagactagagaaatatttttattaagtgaaaaaaaatcacaatctCTCTTTCTAAAGATAAGGAAAGAACTATTGCACgttcttttataataagaaaatatgcattttctccaaaataaaataaattatagaacacctttttttctctctttcagaTAGGATGATAAAATCGATCAAATGAGTTGTTAGTTTTAAGCAATCCACCCAGCCAGTTAAATTAGCTCtaatggagagagagagaaaattaaaCAGTTCCTTGGTTTGAACAACTCCATTAGATTTAGAGATGATATAAAATTGATTGTCTTATTAATGCTCTAAAGCTCTTTTAatctttatgaaaaatttagttgattttaaataattttaaaataaaatatgatatctttgtgttaaatattatttcagctgtttttcttttttgcatgtTATTGTAGAGAGGCTTATATTTGTTAACTTTGAAAATTAACAAAGCTATATAATCATTGCTTTAGTCTTTATTATCCTTGACATacattaatataagaaaaaattaattgagaGATAATTAACCACTATCAGAAACTGTGAAATAAAGTCTAATTGGTAGTGTCATCCTCGATACCCATGCTACTGGCATAAGCTTAGGTGACACTAATCCAATGCAACCTTTTGAAtcctattttattaaaaaaaattaaatattaaaatgcatAGTATCTCCTTAGAGCAATGCTACATTTGAATTTAGCATCAATTTTGACTGACAGCAAGCAACATATTTAAGATAGTGTCACCCAACATAAATgacataataaatgaaaaattaaagttattctCAGTGCTACGAATTCTAACGTTATGTTATGTTTACTAAcatattttagttagtttttcaatttttttattagttaaaaaatttatttcactgtttcataaataaattttctaataatttttattgtttttaaaatgttaattaaattaatattttttaaaatcttaacttttaatatttatttttatttttattcacaatatatttattaaattttcctattatcttttttaaataaatcataattttattatttttatgttattttatattttttagttactcTAACAACTAATTTTgtcaaacacttataatttaataagttaattttttaattttcaactttcaattttttactaattttttagtttctaactaattttttaattatttttaccaaacaTAAGTCTAAATATTTAAGATAACATAAATGACATAATAAATGAAAGGTAAAATTGCACTTTTGGTTCCCCAGTTTATCTCCAATTTCGGATTTGGtctccctataatttaattcacaaatttgattCCAGTTTTATAAATCCTTGCAAAATTGGTCCTGAAAGCCCGatttggacgttgaccgttaacctCAGACGTTGAATGCCATGTGTGACTGCCACGTGTCAACGTCTACGTGGCTCCCTGTAAAGACTTCattttttaaggtaaaattgCATTTTTGGTCCCCTAGTTTTACTCCGATTTCGATTTTGGttcccttataatttaattcacacatttgggcccccaattttataaatccctttataaattcagccaaatttcattattggagaagttgtatttcatatttcaaacaaaaatatcattgtcaTACATAGACCACTTAAGCAGTCGTATACACATAATATCGCATGGgggagcaaaaaaagaaaaaaagagggagTTATTACAGAACCTATTAAAGTAAGAGATCTGAACATTTCAGACCCAGGTTGGAATTCATGCACCACTATCCCAAGTTGAACAACCCCGAAAGTGGGAGAGAGACaaagaatgatttttttctgGGTTCCAAGTGAGTGAAAAACTTGCGATGAAAAAGAAGTGCGAGATTTATCAAGACTTACCATGTGTCTAGCACCAGTGGCTAAACCATTCAAAAGACCAATTTTACAGGAACAATTTATAAAGagatttataaaactgggggaccaaatgtgtgaattaaactatagggggaccaaaatcgaaattggagtaaaactaatggaccaaaagtgcaattttacctaaaaaaatgaAGCCTTTACGGGAAACCACTCAGACGTTGACATGTGGCATTGTCACATGACAGTCAACATCTGaggttaacggtcaacgtccaaatCGGGCTTCTAGGACCAATTTTgcagggatttataaaactagaggaccaaatttgtgaattaaattatagggagaCCAAATCCGTAAT of Glycine soja cultivar W05 chromosome 1, ASM419377v2, whole genome shotgun sequence contains these proteins:
- the LOC114409493 gene encoding protein DETOXIFICATION 27-like — encoded protein: MPSKEDSPLVEAKLPLLEAHPLTDEREQDQSFPRRFWLESKRLWHIVGPSIFSRIASYSMLVITQAFAGHLGDLELAAISIANNVVVGFDFGLLLGMASALETLCGQAFGAKKYYMLGVYMQRSWIVLFICCIFLLPLYLFASPVLKLLGQPEELAELSGAVSIWMIPVHFAFAFQFPLQRFLQCQLKTAPIAWVSLVALVVHVFVSWLFVFKLQFGVVGAAATINFSWWVLTLGLFGYVVWGGCPHTWSGFSVEAFSGLWEFLKLSAAAGVMLCLENWYYKILIVMTGNLENAEIAVDALSICMTINSLELMIPLAFFAATGVRVANELGAGNGKGAKFATMVSVVTSVIIGLFFWMLILILHDKFGYIFSNSKAVLDEVNNLSLLLAFTILLNSVQPVLSGVAVGSGWQSYVAYINLGCYYIIGVPLGILMGWVFNQGVMGIWAGMIFGGTATQTLILSLITIRCDWDKEAERAKLHLTKWTDPKQELN